DNA from Campylobacter concisus:
AACCGAATGGGTGATATGAGTAAGAGAAGAACTGTGGCTGCGTATATTAAATACTTAAATCAAAGTATTCAAAAGGCACAGGAAGTTGGCGGAACGAATTATTGGGATTATAACTATCACAGAAAAACAAGGGAGGCAGTTCGTTGAAAGCATATACAATAAACACTGAGTTTGATGCCTCTGATAAGTATATTGTTGATAACATTATTGCAAGAAAAAGCATTACATTGATTGTAGCCTCACCTAAAAAAGGTAAGACGGCATTAGGACTGAATCTTGGGATATGTATCAATGAAGGAATTGATTTTCTTGAAAACAAGGTGCGTAAAACAAATGTTGTTTACTATTGTAACGAACTATCCGGAAAACTTATTCAAGAAAGAATTAAGAGATTAGATATACCTTGTTCAAACACTATGAAATTTTATGAAGGCACAAGTTATGTAGACTTTGATGAGTTTGAAAAAATTATAAAATCTGATGTTGAATTGGGTTATGAGGTGTTCGTAGTTGATACCTTTTCTAAGATAAAATATGACAGAAAATATAATGCCAATGATTACAATGATACCTATGATGTTATGGCAAAGTATTATGAGCTTATAGAAAAATATGGTTGCACTTTTATTATGATGTATCACACAAAAAAGGATTCATCTATCAAAAGTGTGAGTGAAAAAGTGATAGGTTCTCAAGCATTATCGGGTTCAGTAGACACTATAATAGCTATAAATAAATCATCGGAATTTGATACAGAGTTTAGCTTAGATGTAACCAGTAGGCTTTTTGAATCAAGGGTATATCAAGTAAAATTCATCCATCGAAAAAAATATTGGAGTTTGATAAAGTGGATCCGATTGAAATGCTGGAACCGTCCATTCAAAGATTAGTTCAACTTATGCCTAAATTAAAAGAAATAGATGGAACAATAGTTGATATTTGCTCAAAGATAAAATTAGAGATAGAAAATCCGCAGCAATTCGGCAAGACCTTAAATCGTAATAAAGAAGTTCTCAGAAAAAATGGAATCAGCATTACAATGAAGCGAGGCAAAAACAACAATAACTATCAAGTT
Protein-coding regions in this window:
- a CDS encoding AAA family ATPase gives rise to the protein MKAYTINTEFDASDKYIVDNIIARKSITLIVASPKKGKTALGLNLGICINEGIDFLENKVRKTNVVYYCNELSGKLIQERIKRLDIPCSNTMKFYEGTSYVDFDEFEKIIKSDVELGYEVFVVDTFSKIKYDRKYNANDYNDTYDVMAKYYELIEKYGCTFIMMYHTKKDSSIKSVSEKVIGSQALSGSVDTIIAINKSSEFDTEFSLDVTSRLFESRVYQVKFIHRKKYWSLIKWIRLKCWNRPFKD